From Pseudanabaena sp. PCC 6802, one genomic window encodes:
- a CDS encoding SDR family NAD(P)-dependent oxidoreductase: MNVLITGASSGIGYALTLHYLKHGCSVAAIARRETKLQALYQEPQCRYGHLKIYAADVTQKQAIADVVAMAEKDLGPIELAIANAGITAQNLEAKFDLDRFEQIVKTNVMGVANTIAPVIDAMLLRGRGQIVGISSMAALHAMPRISAYSASKVALNYLLEGLYRDLKPHGIHVTTICPSFIDTDMTVKEQVPAHLCMQREVAIAKIVRAIEQRRRFYCFPYWSYHFLNMLNILPNVVRGSILNYVAERWFPRPIVIDR, from the coding sequence ATGAACGTGTTAATTACAGGAGCCTCATCTGGGATTGGATATGCACTGACGCTGCACTATCTCAAACATGGCTGTAGCGTTGCGGCGATCGCCCGTCGCGAGACAAAACTTCAGGCTCTTTATCAAGAACCGCAATGTCGCTACGGACATCTGAAAATTTACGCCGCCGATGTTACCCAAAAACAGGCGATCGCCGATGTTGTGGCGATGGCTGAAAAAGACCTGGGGCCAATCGAGCTAGCGATCGCCAACGCTGGGATTACTGCGCAAAACCTGGAGGCTAAATTCGATCTCGACCGTTTTGAACAGATCGTGAAAACCAATGTCATGGGGGTTGCCAATACCATCGCTCCTGTAATTGATGCCATGCTATTACGAGGTCGCGGTCAAATCGTCGGGATTTCCAGTATGGCGGCCTTGCACGCTATGCCTCGAATTAGTGCTTATAGTGCCTCCAAAGTAGCTCTGAATTATCTATTAGAGGGGCTGTACAGGGACTTAAAGCCGCATGGCATTCACGTCACCACTATTTGCCCCAGCTTTATCGATACAGACATGACTGTCAAGGAACAGGTGCCCGCTCATCTGTGCATGCAGCGGGAAGTTGCGATCGCCAAAATTGTGCGAGCGATCGAGCAGCGACGGCGCTTTTACTGCTTCCCCTACTGGTCTTATCACTTCTTAAACATGCTGAACATTCTGCCTAACGTCGTTCGAGGCTCTATTTTAAATTACGTCGCCGAACGGTGGTTCCCACGTCCAATCGTAATTGATAGATAG
- a CDS encoding alkane 1-monooxygenase, producing MTQNSGGTNPQDNRFPILSSLGYLLAYAIPALPILSAWLGEVSARPNLFAFAPLAIAYGLVAFLQWLWPYPVPARFDAAAIPKRSPLYFRLLLFGGVPAQLAMLAVTTHYWCGSSLNGWGSLGYLLSTGVLSGIFAITLGHELIHRPQQFDRFLGGLLLSTVSFGTFKVVHLQIHHCHVGTPLDFATARRGQSLYSFWWQSLVGNFSGALRCERECLAKAGKSFWQSELLIWYGFSLLWLSLTVWLWGGKGGVFFILQSAIAILKLDWTNYIQHYGLMRTVDASGKYEPVGTHHAWSQALFIHDFALLNLFRHGEHHAAPNCPYPYLRSENRSPVYPYQHVAMFFLALIPPVFQRVVHPCLEQFEAQQEISP from the coding sequence ATGACTCAGAATAGTGGCGGAACGAATCCCCAAGATAATCGCTTTCCAATTTTGAGTAGCCTGGGATATTTGCTCGCCTATGCGATTCCGGCTCTACCGATTTTGAGTGCCTGGCTCGGAGAAGTAAGCGCTCGTCCCAATTTGTTCGCCTTTGCACCGCTCGCGATCGCCTATGGTCTTGTTGCCTTTCTCCAATGGCTCTGGCCCTATCCGGTACCCGCTCGGTTTGATGCCGCCGCGATCCCAAAGCGATCGCCGCTCTATTTCCGCTTGCTGCTGTTTGGAGGAGTGCCCGCCCAACTGGCGATGCTGGCGGTTACGACGCATTACTGGTGCGGTAGCAGCTTGAATGGTTGGGGGAGTCTGGGCTATCTATTATCAACAGGGGTTTTGAGCGGGATTTTCGCCATCACCCTAGGGCATGAATTAATCCATCGGCCTCAGCAATTCGACCGATTTCTGGGTGGGCTGTTACTCTCAACCGTTAGCTTTGGCACGTTCAAAGTCGTCCATCTCCAGATTCATCATTGCCATGTTGGCACCCCTCTAGATTTTGCTACCGCCCGACGGGGGCAAAGTCTCTATAGTTTTTGGTGGCAGAGCCTTGTCGGTAATTTTAGCGGGGCGCTCCGCTGCGAACGAGAGTGCCTCGCCAAAGCGGGTAAGTCTTTTTGGCAAAGCGAGTTGCTAATCTGGTATGGCTTTAGCCTGCTCTGGTTGTCCCTGACGGTTTGGCTGTGGGGGGGGAAAGGGGGGGTATTTTTTATTTTGCAAAGCGCGATCGCTATCTTGAAACTCGATTGGACGAATTACATCCAACATTATGGTTTGATGCGAACCGTTGATGCTTCAGGCAAATACGAGCCAGTTGGCACCCATCATGCCTGGTCGCAGGCTCTATTTATCCATGACTTCGCACTCTTGAATCTGTTTCGCCACGGGGAGCATCATGCTGCCCCCAATTGTCCCTATCCCTACTTAAGGAGCGAGAACCGATCGCCAGTATACCCATACCAACATGTCGCGATGTTTTTTCTAGCATTGATACCACCTGTGTTTCAGCGAGTCGTCCATCCTTGTCTGGAACAATTTGAAGCTCAGCAGGAAATTTCCCCATGA
- a CDS encoding 3-oxoacyl-[acyl-carrier-protein] synthase III C-terminal domain-containing protein, giving the protein MKIASISYRVPSQKLTNSDLLDYMERSNPKVSPIKKAPYLKIVEKLLSQTGAKTRYLRDIEAGEKASDSIFSAIDGALEKANMAPTDIDLLIYCGVGRGFLEPANAYFYAKAKGMHLANCFDVTDACMSWVRAAHIAGLMLQSGAFKAAMIVNGEFHLGLHDNWEIRDIRALEYSFPMYTIGEAATATILLPSDRPWNFSYLSRPEFADLCTIPLPGYANFVEASDRMELNGINRFVSYGRDLFREGSKSLGKVIAESIDDVSHPVWYFPHTPSKAIYEEYMPTYGVPIEKVYLKVYPEFGNVVSASIPVGLCLAEDEGVLRRGDSIAFVPVSAGLVASVVQLTY; this is encoded by the coding sequence ATGAAAATCGCTTCTATATCTTACCGCGTACCTTCTCAAAAATTAACCAATAGCGATCTGCTGGATTATATGGAGCGGAGCAACCCTAAAGTTTCCCCCATTAAGAAAGCTCCATACCTCAAAATCGTTGAAAAGTTGTTAAGTCAAACAGGAGCGAAAACTCGGTATCTTCGCGATATTGAGGCGGGGGAGAAGGCATCAGACTCGATTTTTTCAGCAATCGATGGTGCTTTAGAGAAAGCGAACATGGCTCCAACAGATATCGATTTATTGATTTATTGCGGCGTGGGGCGCGGTTTTTTAGAGCCTGCCAATGCCTATTTTTATGCCAAGGCGAAGGGGATGCATCTGGCTAACTGTTTTGATGTTACGGATGCCTGCATGAGTTGGGTGCGGGCGGCTCACATCGCAGGTTTAATGTTGCAGTCGGGTGCGTTCAAAGCCGCAATGATCGTGAATGGAGAATTCCATTTAGGGCTGCACGATAACTGGGAAATCCGCGATATCCGCGCTCTGGAATATTCGTTTCCGATGTACACCATTGGCGAGGCAGCAACAGCCACGATTCTGTTACCCAGCGATCGCCCCTGGAACTTTTCCTATCTATCGAGACCCGAGTTCGCCGATCTCTGTACGATACCGCTTCCTGGCTATGCTAACTTTGTGGAAGCAAGCGATCGCATGGAACTGAATGGCATTAATCGATTTGTATCCTATGGTAGAGATCTCTTTCGTGAAGGCAGTAAATCCTTAGGGAAAGTCATTGCTGAGTCGATCGACGATGTCAGCCATCCGGTTTGGTACTTTCCCCATACCCCTTCCAAGGCAATTTATGAAGAATACATGCCCACATATGGAGTCCCGATTGAGAAAGTCTACTTGAAGGTTTACCCAGAATTTGGCAACGTGGTTTCAGCAAGCATTCCGGTAGGACTTTGTCTTGCCGAAGATGAAGGGGTACTTCGGAGAGGAGATTCTATTGCATTTGTGCCTGTTAGTGCCGGACTGGTTGCTTCGGTTGTCCAGTTGACGTATTGA
- a CDS encoding DUF6916 family protein, which yields MPEDLTCDLFSKYLGSVFQLPVPSVAPLELQLVEVVPHTAHPLPENRGVLQRIPFSLIFQGPLETALPQRTYTLEHAEMGKLDIFLVPVARRQDGMQYEAVFT from the coding sequence ATGCCAGAAGACTTGACCTGCGATCTGTTCTCAAAATATCTGGGGAGCGTGTTTCAACTGCCCGTACCGTCGGTAGCACCACTAGAGTTACAGCTTGTAGAAGTCGTGCCACATACAGCACATCCTTTGCCTGAGAATCGGGGGGTATTACAACGCATCCCCTTTTCGTTAATATTCCAGGGACCGCTAGAGACAGCACTACCGCAACGCACCTACACCTTGGAACATGCGGAAATGGGTAAATTGGATATCTTTTTAGTTCCCGTGGCCCGCCGCCAGGATGGCATGCAATACGAAGCGGTTTTCACTTAA
- a CDS encoding GNAT family N-acetyltransferase has protein sequence MADKLSHQLSHQALSDRGVTFRDITPEDLPFLQRLYASTREEEMAMVDWSDRAKADFLQMQFEAQHKYYQANYAQTSFQIILLHEEPIGRLYVARWEQEIRIVDLAILPEHRDRGIGSQILQDLLAEATRRGLPLRIHVEQYNRALRLYQRLGFQKIGEHGVYWLMECTPGEVLL, from the coding sequence ATGGCAGATAAACTATCTCACCAACTATCTCATCAAGCCTTAAGCGATCGCGGTGTAACCTTTCGCGACATTACACCTGAGGATCTTCCGTTTCTCCAAAGGCTCTATGCCAGTACCCGCGAAGAGGAAATGGCAATGGTGGATTGGAGCGATCGCGCCAAAGCAGATTTCCTGCAAATGCAATTTGAAGCCCAGCATAAGTATTACCAGGCAAACTACGCGCAAACATCTTTTCAGATAATTCTTTTACATGAAGAACCGATCGGTCGCCTGTACGTGGCGCGATGGGAGCAAGAGATTCGCATTGTCGATCTGGCGATCCTGCCAGAGCATCGCGATCGCGGGATTGGCTCCCAAATACTCCAGGATCTGCTAGCAGAAGCAACGCGGCGAGGTTTACCTCTACGAATTCACGTGGAGCAGTACAACCGCGCCCTGCGGCTCTATCAGCGCCTGGGTTTTCAAAAGATTGGAGAGCATGGGGTATACTGGTTGATGGAATGCACTCCTGGTGAAGTTTTACTGTAG
- a CDS encoding DUF4058 family protein, protein MELSWERSPLTIEFVRDRIPVFPLPLEPSDCEPQIDLKALLDRVYEEAALDLAIDYTCPPRVKLKDEDWDWVRSRSGLSQPSILQ, encoded by the coding sequence ATGGAGCTATCCTGGGAGCGATCGCCCCTTACGATTGAATTCGTTCGCGATCGCATTCCCGTATTCCCATTGCCCTTGGAACCAAGCGATTGCGAACCGCAGATCGATTTGAAAGCACTATTGGATCGGGTGTATGAAGAAGCAGCACTGGATCTGGCGATCGACTATACCTGTCCGCCACGGGTAAAGTTGAAGGATGAAGATTGGGACTGGGTGCGCTCGCGATCGGGGTTGTCCCAGCCATCGATCCTACAGTAA
- a CDS encoding phage tail protein — MADPFVAEIRIFPFNFPPKGWAWCDGQLLPLSQNTALFSLLGTTYGGNGKSNFGLPDLQGRAPMHPGQGPGLSLHDLGETGGSETVTLLESEIPSHSHSLMASSDDGDLKAPTSNRVLARSANGFLYQNSISSGLQPMSDSALAPSGGDAPHNNMQPYLTFYFCIALQGVYPPRT, encoded by the coding sequence ATGGCCGACCCATTTGTGGCTGAGATCAGAATTTTCCCATTTAACTTTCCACCCAAAGGCTGGGCGTGGTGCGATGGTCAGTTATTGCCGCTGTCCCAGAACACGGCGCTGTTTTCGTTGTTGGGAACTACCTACGGAGGAAATGGTAAATCGAATTTTGGTCTACCCGATTTACAAGGACGCGCTCCCATGCACCCAGGACAAGGGCCAGGGCTTTCGTTGCACGATCTGGGCGAAACTGGAGGCTCCGAAACAGTAACGCTGTTGGAGTCGGAGATACCATCTCACAGCCATTCCTTAATGGCCTCTTCGGACGATGGCGATCTAAAAGCTCCCACATCTAACCGCGTGTTGGCACGGTCGGCAAATGGCTTTTTGTACCAGAATTCAATATCCTCTGGCTTGCAGCCAATGTCAGATTCCGCTCTCGCCCCATCCGGCGGCGACGCACCGCACAATAACATGCAGCCCTACTTAACCTTCTATTTCTGCATTGCCTTACAGGGAGTATATCCACCTCGCACCTGA
- a CDS encoding phage tail protein, which yields MAQPYIGEIRMFAGNFAPAGWMFCEGQLISIAENEALFQLIGTTYGGDGQSNFALPDLRGRLPVHMGNGFILAETGGAEEIALTVSQIPSHSHPLLASTSAATLATPSKNLLAESVAISPFIEDTANSNMNSAVVSAIGGSQPHTNFQPYLCVDFIISLLGIFPSPT from the coding sequence ATGGCACAGCCTTATATTGGCGAAATTCGCATGTTCGCGGGCAACTTCGCCCCTGCGGGGTGGATGTTCTGCGAGGGACAACTAATATCGATTGCGGAAAACGAAGCCCTCTTCCAATTGATCGGTACGACCTATGGCGGTGACGGTCAATCTAACTTTGCTTTACCCGATTTGCGCGGTCGCTTGCCCGTACACATGGGCAACGGTTTTATCCTGGCGGAGACAGGGGGAGCCGAAGAGATTGCGTTGACGGTAAGTCAGATTCCATCTCATAGTCACCCTCTGTTGGCATCCACCTCAGCGGCAACCCTCGCAACCCCGAGCAAAAACCTCTTAGCTGAGTCGGTAGCGATTAGTCCCTTTATTGAAGACACCGCCAACAGCAATATGAATTCAGCAGTGGTGTCAGCGATCGGTGGTAGCCAGCCACACACCAATTTTCAACCCTATCTCTGCGTTGACTTCATCATTTCTCTATTGGGGATTTTCCCAAGCCCGACATGA
- a CDS encoding phage tail protein yields MAEPFLSEIRIMSFGFAPRGWALCDGQLLPINQNQGLFSLLGTTFGGDGRVNFALPDLRARTPIHVGGSHTLGERGGEQAHTLSITEIPTHTHVLSGSPSNANVPVAVGNILAAANNVYNPPTNLTSLSPSAIANVGGSQAHLNMQPFLTLNFSIALQGIFPSPN; encoded by the coding sequence ATGGCCGAACCTTTCCTTTCAGAAATCCGCATCATGAGCTTTGGCTTCGCCCCGAGGGGGTGGGCGCTCTGCGATGGACAGCTTTTGCCCATCAATCAGAATCAGGGTCTCTTCTCATTGCTCGGAACGACCTTCGGCGGCGATGGGCGCGTGAACTTTGCGTTGCCCGACTTGCGCGCCCGGACACCGATTCATGTTGGCGGCAGTCACACGCTTGGCGAACGGGGCGGCGAACAAGCACACACCCTCTCGATCACCGAGATTCCCACCCATACCCACGTTTTGTCGGGATCGCCCTCAAATGCAAACGTTCCGGTCGCGGTTGGTAATATTTTGGCTGCTGCCAACAATGTTTACAATCCTCCCACAAATTTGACTTCGCTTAGTCCTAGCGCGATCGCCAACGTTGGAGGGTCGCAGGCACATCTTAACATGCAGCCTTTTCTAACCTTAAACTTCTCAATCGCCCTCCAGGGCATTTTCCCAAGTCCAAACTAG